The following are encoded in a window of Methanothrix sp. genomic DNA:
- a CDS encoding YkgJ family cysteine cluster protein — protein MPRVYVSLSFDRVRFKCQRCGACCHHRRPSEFSELIPPELVQRFVERSNLIHLNEDEISRISRIYGLRPEEFVDTLYPYDGRAVRISDDGSGVVLDIPVLKSKPDTTCVFYDNGCRIYPHRPRACRLFPFRISEREIAGDVVLSIDYNPGCPGIGKGDYADTRKIRELAVEIFSKRMNAITRETKELIASGSIKPGMVVYRTMPGGPRTR, from the coding sequence TTGCCCAGAGTCTACGTCTCTCTGTCCTTTGACAGGGTTCGCTTCAAATGCCAGCGCTGTGGCGCGTGCTGCCACCACCGCAGGCCGTCTGAGTTTTCAGAGCTGATACCTCCAGAGCTGGTGCAGAGGTTCGTCGAGCGCTCGAACCTCATACATCTGAATGAGGATGAGATCTCCAGGATATCGAGAATTTATGGTCTCAGGCCTGAGGAGTTTGTGGATACACTCTATCCCTATGATGGGAGGGCCGTCAGGATATCGGATGATGGTTCTGGGGTGGTGCTGGATATACCTGTACTTAAATCCAAGCCGGATACGACCTGCGTCTTTTACGACAATGGCTGCAGGATATACCCGCACAGGCCCAGGGCGTGCAGGCTCTTTCCCTTTCGCATATCTGAGCGTGAGATCGCGGGGGATGTGGTTCTCAGCATAGATTACAATCCAGGCTGCCCCGGTATCGGAAAGGGGGATTATGCTGATACGAGAAAAATACGGGAGCTGGCGGTGGAGATCTTCTCAAAACGCATGAACGCTATCACCCGCGAGACAAAGGAGCTCATCGCATCGGGATCCATCAAGCCTGGTATGGTGGTGTACAGAACCATGCCCGGTGGACCCCGAACCAGGTGA
- a CDS encoding RtcB family protein has translation MLNKVDENIYELPIGYKDGMRVPGRIFISESLLEMVEPGTIEQVANVATLPGIVKYSMAMPDAHLGYGFPIGGVAAFREDGGVISPGGVGFDINCGVRLLRTDLTVDEVRPVISDLIESLFKEIPSGVGATSRLHVSDSELTEAFVTGARWAVEQGYGTDEDLEHCEENGCLKGADPNQVSTKARKRGRPQFGTLGSGNHFLEVQYVGEVYDERIARRFGLFKNQVTVMIHCGSRGAGHQICTDHLEVLSRAVRKYNIDLPDKQLACAPIGTPEATNYFGAMAAAANYAWANRQIIAHWTREVFAKYFGDVEMPLVYDVAHNVAKIEEHMVDGKLERLYVHRKGATRSFGPSRREVPQDYRDVGQPLLIPGSMGTPSYVLCGQDRALELTFGSACHGSGRIMSRSQAKKTYRGSDVRASLQREGIKVMATEPAVLAEEAPEVYKPSHEVVEVVHALGLAKKVAQMIPLGVSKG, from the coding sequence ATGCTCAATAAGGTAGATGAGAATATTTACGAGCTGCCGATAGGCTACAAGGATGGAATGCGTGTCCCGGGCAGGATATTCATCTCCGAGTCTCTCCTGGAGATGGTGGAGCCCGGAACTATAGAGCAGGTCGCAAACGTGGCCACCCTGCCGGGGATAGTGAAGTACTCCATGGCCATGCCGGATGCGCACCTCGGATACGGATTTCCGATAGGCGGCGTCGCAGCATTCCGGGAGGACGGCGGAGTGATAAGCCCGGGCGGTGTTGGGTTCGATATCAACTGCGGCGTGCGCCTCCTGCGCACAGACCTGACTGTTGATGAGGTCAGGCCCGTGATCTCTGATCTAATCGAATCCCTTTTCAAGGAGATCCCATCGGGAGTTGGTGCCACAAGCAGGCTCCATGTGTCAGACAGCGAGCTCACAGAGGCGTTCGTCACCGGGGCGAGATGGGCTGTGGAGCAGGGCTACGGCACTGATGAGGATCTGGAGCACTGCGAGGAGAATGGTTGCCTGAAGGGTGCTGACCCGAACCAGGTCAGCACTAAGGCCAGAAAGCGCGGAAGGCCACAGTTCGGTACGCTCGGCAGCGGCAATCACTTCCTCGAGGTCCAGTATGTGGGAGAGGTGTATGATGAGCGCATCGCCAGGCGCTTCGGACTCTTCAAGAATCAGGTGACTGTCATGATACACTGCGGGTCGAGGGGCGCGGGACATCAGATATGCACAGATCATCTTGAGGTCCTGTCAAGGGCTGTGAGGAAGTACAATATCGACCTGCCGGACAAGCAGCTCGCATGCGCGCCCATAGGAACTCCGGAGGCGACGAACTACTTCGGGGCGATGGCTGCAGCAGCGAATTACGCCTGGGCGAACCGGCAGATCATAGCACACTGGACCAGGGAGGTCTTCGCGAAATACTTCGGTGATGTGGAGATGCCTCTCGTCTACGACGTGGCGCACAACGTCGCCAAGATAGAGGAGCACATGGTTGATGGAAAGCTCGAAAGGCTGTACGTCCACAGGAAGGGTGCAACCAGGTCGTTCGGCCCCTCCAGAAGAGAGGTGCCCCAGGACTACAGAGACGTCGGACAGCCCCTGCTGATCCCGGGTAGCATGGGAACCCCCTCGTATGTCCTCTGTGGCCAGGACAGGGCGCTGGAGCTCACGTTCGGCAGCGCATGCCATGGCTCCGGCCGGATAATGAGCAGGAGCCAGGCGAAGAAGACCTACAGGGGATCTGATGTTAGGGCAAGCCTCCAGCGAGAGGGGATCAAGGTGATGGCGACGGAGCCTGCTGTGCTCGCAGAGGAGGCGCCAGAGGTCTACAAGCCCAGCCATGAGGTGGTCGAGGTCGTGCATGCGCTGGGGCTTGCGAAGAAGGTCGCACAGATGATACCCCTCGGGGTCTCAAAGGGATGA
- a CDS encoding RNA methyltransferase — protein sequence MKLRVVLVEPRYEGNVGAVARSMKNFGFSDLVLVRPCELGSFCMAMAAHAKDILQSARSVDRLEDALEGASLVVGTTGKRLGRDHHHLRLHLRVPFLTPSELAERLRDKDGTVALLLGREDWGLTNDELMACDVLVSIPTSDDYPVMNLSHAATVILYELGQVDSTLEVRLAARDMLERIYESTDHLLRIINYPEHKIRYVVLMLRRIFGRAELTEREANTLLGVIKKAIWKVEGDHADRRAD from the coding sequence ATGAAGCTGAGGGTGGTGCTCGTAGAGCCCAGGTACGAAGGGAACGTGGGCGCAGTGGCGAGGTCTATGAAGAACTTCGGCTTCAGCGACCTCGTTCTCGTCAGGCCATGCGAGCTCGGCTCGTTTTGCATGGCCATGGCAGCGCATGCAAAGGATATCCTCCAGTCCGCCAGAAGTGTGGACCGTCTTGAGGATGCCCTGGAGGGTGCCAGCCTCGTGGTGGGCACAACCGGGAAGCGTCTTGGCAGAGATCACCATCATCTGAGACTCCATCTCCGCGTACCCTTTCTCACACCATCAGAGCTCGCGGAGCGGTTGAGGGACAAGGACGGGACCGTGGCCCTCCTGCTGGGGAGGGAGGACTGGGGGCTGACAAATGACGAGCTGATGGCCTGTGATGTGCTTGTGTCAATACCAACGAGCGACGATTACCCAGTTATGAATTTATCGCATGCAGCAACCGTGATCCTCTACGAACTCGGCCAGGTCGATTCAACGCTCGAGGTCAGACTGGCTGCCAGAGATATGCTGGAAAGGATATACGAGAGCACAGATCATCTCCTCAGGATCATCAACTATCCAGAGCACAAGATCCGCTACGTGGTGCTGATGCTCCGCCGGATATTCGGAAGGGCTGAGCTGACAGAGCGGGAGGCGAACACCCTTCTCGGCGTGATAAAGAAGGCGATATGGAAGGTCGAGGGGGATCATGCCGACCGAAGAGCTGACTGA
- a CDS encoding tetratricopeptide repeat protein, whose amino-acid sequence MVDEAGALCAIAGFLDGDVGDHRVIERIALEADGPLASLARAVQSSDISRALSHLDDLAEQYSASTDCSIWFSLGTISHRLGSLERAVSHLSRALELASGAYEVRILSRLGSIYADVEDWDRAISLYRDALARVERGDPDRAGILIKLSRACREARRWDEALQCSSDAIDLLRSSGDRSSVARAIMEEAEIRREMGDLSSAEELYRTCLEEFERLGEIPFVCRSLEMLGRISQLRGESRRAEDLFDMAMHRYEHCHEIEGASRTALLLGDLHAIEGRFSSAEECYLKALEGFREVSDRESVANTLLSLARLYGSMGEWRGAVERYREALDILQSEQSQDLARALREMGTACYRLRDYEMAQNYFMKSLELSEALGERDGMAASHTGMGHMLSDLGDWDGAVEHYERGAELLREMGDLRGAAACTSNIASVYQMMGDLEKALDIYHDALQIQERLGDMQGASKTLNNMGLVYQHMGEIEAAERNYMRCLELKEQLGDVHGAANTHINLATLYEIQRRWDDAIAHYQDALETFEAIGDRRGMAAVMNNLGNVYEEKGDILQAIKSYRMSMELDGGDASIAKISWNLGGLYQRIGDAESAEKCYRASLEAFQSIGDERGAAYALMGLGSIALERGLWDDALDCFKRCVDLRLDTPEALRVLGSIASVYERKGMWQEALAEYRKVLERFRGMGDSLGVAAVLSTIGNLLAEQGHWDDALEHYSESLEIFERLGDGYSTAVTTNNMANVLYRRGDWDRALSMYTKAMEHFQRVGDMQSHGATLSNVASIHYRRGEWERAIELYHKSLEIFEGLDDSRASSMVLNNLGLLYHRRGEWSLAVDHFRLAVEYAMRAGDREAATEFQANIDMVRSCRGEASVDIEGYLKKLEELEKAEDVEAAAEMHGILANAYADIFRWEEALDHYQKSLELFERTGDRYSAAETMFNMALIYRDRGEWSIAEDLLSRSMSEFRALKASPCYSMSRLNLGLLKEIRGADPEEDILSAITTFESIGAIPDLCEAYLAMARVKLNRGEMSEARFYLSEAETLILKTGYDSMRIRLYIEWGDFYLSQTPAEARSCYSKALALARKMGLTRDEGAALRSLGAASLNAGDYDDAEEHLQKALELFKSINSMYDLLSTYALIATLYFNRKDHARAEETALLLERQARRLGYRDLQVKALEVMAGCELATSRTDAAVSTYLEALNIAQSDGVSKRLLSELTRNIVSSLQEILRERANLSDMSAIKTVECLLEALRAGLTCRVDFADDIVLGGA is encoded by the coding sequence GTGGTGGATGAGGCCGGAGCCTTGTGTGCCATCGCAGGCTTTCTGGATGGTGATGTTGGGGATCACAGGGTGATTGAGCGGATCGCGCTGGAGGCTGATGGGCCGCTGGCATCGCTGGCAAGAGCTGTGCAGTCCTCAGATATATCCAGGGCACTGTCACATCTGGATGATCTCGCAGAGCAGTATTCGGCATCCACAGATTGCAGCATCTGGTTCTCTCTGGGCACAATATCACACCGTCTCGGTTCGCTTGAACGGGCGGTGAGCCATCTCTCAAGAGCTCTGGAGCTCGCATCCGGAGCATATGAGGTCAGAATTCTCTCCCGACTCGGGTCGATCTATGCGGATGTTGAGGACTGGGATCGGGCGATCTCTCTATACAGGGATGCTCTCGCGCGGGTGGAGCGCGGGGATCCGGATCGCGCTGGCATTCTCATAAAACTCTCAAGAGCATGCAGAGAGGCTAGAAGATGGGATGAGGCACTGCAGTGCAGCTCTGATGCGATAGATCTCCTCAGATCATCAGGAGACAGAAGCTCCGTCGCGAGGGCGATCATGGAGGAGGCCGAGATCCGGAGGGAGATGGGGGATTTATCATCTGCTGAGGAGCTCTACAGGACGTGCCTTGAGGAGTTCGAGCGGCTGGGGGAGATTCCGTTCGTGTGCAGGTCTCTGGAGATGCTGGGTCGCATATCTCAGCTCAGAGGCGAATCCAGGAGAGCTGAGGACCTTTTCGATATGGCCATGCACAGGTACGAGCACTGCCATGAGATAGAGGGAGCATCGAGGACTGCACTTCTTCTGGGAGATCTGCATGCGATCGAGGGGAGGTTTTCCAGCGCGGAGGAGTGCTACCTGAAGGCGCTGGAGGGCTTTCGAGAGGTATCAGATCGCGAGAGCGTGGCGAACACACTGCTGAGCCTCGCCAGGCTCTACGGGTCCATGGGCGAGTGGAGGGGAGCTGTCGAGCGCTATCGCGAGGCTCTTGATATCCTGCAGTCTGAGCAGTCACAGGATCTCGCAAGGGCTCTAAGAGAGATGGGGACTGCATGCTACAGATTGAGAGATTATGAGATGGCGCAGAATTATTTCATGAAGTCTCTCGAGCTCAGCGAGGCCCTCGGGGAGAGGGACGGCATGGCTGCATCGCACACAGGCATGGGTCACATGCTCTCAGACCTTGGCGATTGGGATGGCGCTGTAGAGCACTATGAGAGGGGTGCCGAGCTCCTGCGTGAGATGGGAGATCTCAGGGGTGCTGCAGCATGCACATCAAACATAGCGAGCGTGTACCAGATGATGGGGGATCTGGAGAAGGCGCTGGATATCTATCACGATGCTCTTCAGATCCAGGAGCGGCTTGGCGATATGCAGGGCGCATCGAAGACCCTGAACAACATGGGTCTCGTCTACCAGCACATGGGCGAGATCGAGGCTGCTGAGAGAAACTACATGCGCTGCCTGGAGCTGAAGGAGCAGCTCGGGGATGTCCACGGCGCTGCGAACACGCACATCAACCTCGCGACCCTTTACGAGATCCAGAGGCGCTGGGATGATGCCATAGCCCATTATCAGGATGCTCTGGAGACGTTCGAGGCGATCGGCGATCGCAGGGGCATGGCTGCGGTTATGAACAACCTCGGAAATGTGTACGAGGAGAAGGGGGACATCCTGCAGGCGATAAAGAGCTACAGGATGAGCATGGAGCTCGATGGTGGAGATGCAAGCATCGCGAAGATATCATGGAATCTTGGGGGGCTCTACCAGAGGATCGGGGATGCTGAGAGCGCGGAGAAGTGCTACAGGGCCAGCCTGGAAGCCTTCCAGAGCATTGGAGATGAGAGGGGTGCGGCCTATGCTCTCATGGGCCTCGGCAGCATCGCGCTGGAGCGTGGCCTTTGGGACGATGCGCTGGACTGTTTTAAGAGGTGTGTCGATCTCAGGCTTGATACGCCAGAGGCCCTGAGGGTGCTTGGAAGCATCGCATCTGTTTATGAGAGAAAGGGCATGTGGCAGGAGGCCCTTGCAGAGTACAGGAAGGTGCTTGAGAGGTTCAGGGGGATGGGAGATTCTCTCGGTGTTGCAGCGGTTCTGAGCACAATCGGCAACCTCCTGGCGGAGCAGGGGCACTGGGATGATGCCCTTGAGCACTACAGTGAGAGCCTTGAGATATTCGAGAGGCTCGGCGACGGCTACAGCACAGCGGTCACCACAAACAACATGGCAAATGTGCTTTACAGGCGGGGAGACTGGGACAGGGCTCTGAGCATGTACACAAAAGCGATGGAGCACTTCCAGCGGGTTGGGGACATGCAGAGCCATGGAGCCACGCTGAGCAACGTCGCGAGCATACACTACAGGAGGGGCGAGTGGGAGAGGGCGATAGAGCTCTACCACAAAAGCCTCGAGATATTCGAGGGGCTCGACGATTCGAGGGCATCCTCGATGGTGCTCAACAACCTCGGGCTCCTCTACCACAGGAGGGGCGAGTGGTCGCTGGCAGTGGACCACTTCAGGCTGGCAGTGGAGTACGCGATGCGTGCCGGAGACCGTGAGGCTGCCACGGAGTTCCAGGCCAACATAGACATGGTGAGATCATGCCGCGGAGAGGCATCTGTCGACATCGAGGGGTATCTCAAAAAGCTGGAGGAGCTCGAGAAGGCAGAGGACGTTGAGGCGGCTGCAGAGATGCACGGGATACTGGCAAATGCATATGCTGACATCTTCCGCTGGGAAGAGGCGCTGGATCATTACCAGAAGAGCCTGGAGCTCTTCGAGCGCACCGGCGACAGGTACAGCGCTGCGGAGACGATGTTCAACATGGCTCTGATCTACAGGGATCGGGGTGAGTGGTCGATCGCCGAGGACCTCCTCTCGAGGAGCATGAGCGAGTTCAGAGCGCTGAAGGCATCGCCATGCTACAGCATGTCGCGCCTCAACCTGGGGCTTTTGAAGGAGATCAGAGGAGCAGATCCTGAGGAGGATATACTATCCGCGATCACCACGTTTGAGAGCATAGGCGCGATTCCGGATCTCTGCGAGGCATATCTCGCGATGGCCAGGGTGAAGCTGAACAGAGGGGAGATGAGCGAGGCGCGCTTCTACCTCTCTGAGGCTGAGACGCTCATACTGAAGACAGGTTACGATTCCATGAGGATCAGGCTTTACATCGAGTGGGGCGATTTTTATCTATCACAAACGCCCGCCGAGGCCAGGAGCTGCTACAGCAAGGCCCTTGCGCTTGCTAGAAAGATGGGGCTCACCAGGGATGAGGGTGCAGCGCTTCGGAGCCTCGGTGCTGCGTCTCTGAACGCCGGAGATTATGATGATGCAGAGGAGCACCTCCAGAAAGCCCTCGAGCTCTTCAAATCCATCAACTCCATGTACGATCTCCTCTCCACATATGCGCTTATTGCGACGCTGTACTTCAACAGAAAGGATCACGCCAGGGCGGAGGAGACAGCTCTGCTCCTTGAGAGACAGGCCAGGAGGCTCGGCTACAGGGATCTGCAGGTCAAGGCGCTGGAGGTGATGGCTGGCTGTGAGCTGGCGACCTCAAGGACAGATGCAGCTGTGAGCACCTACCTGGAGGCGCTTAACATAGCGCAGTCGGATGGGGTATCGAAGAGGCTGCTATCAGAGCTGACCAGGAACATAGTCAGCAGCCTCCAGGAGATACTTAGGGAGAGGGCGAATCTCTCTGATATGTCTGCAATAAAAACGGTCGAGTGCCTGCTCGAGGCGCTCCGTGCGGGTCTGACGTGCAGGGTGGATTTCGCAGACGATATCGTGCTCGGAGGCGCATAG
- a CDS encoding archease yields MQYEFLEHTADVKFRAYGSSPEEMLRNAALAMFSVMMDTATIKPERVWEVELEAEDLESLAYRWLSELLFLFSAEMAVFRDFDISLSHNDMWRLNARARGEHIDRRRHSFETEIKAVTLHQFEVRPGDSNSPWMMQVVLDV; encoded by the coding sequence ATGCAATACGAGTTTCTGGAGCACACAGCTGATGTCAAGTTCAGAGCCTATGGGTCCAGCCCGGAGGAGATGCTGAGAAACGCGGCCCTGGCGATGTTCAGCGTCATGATGGATACTGCCACAATCAAACCTGAGAGGGTATGGGAGGTTGAGCTGGAGGCCGAGGATCTGGAGAGCCTCGCGTACAGATGGCTCTCCGAGCTTCTCTTCCTGTTCAGCGCGGAGATGGCGGTCTTCAGAGATTTTGATATATCTCTGAGCCATAATGATATGTGGAGATTGAATGCCAGGGCCCGTGGCGAGCATATAGACAGGAGGAGGCACTCATTCGAGACCGAGATCAAGGCAGTCACACTCCACCAGTTTGAGGTGAGACCTGGAGATTCCAACAGTCCCTGGATGATGCAGGTTGTGCTCGATGTTTGA
- a CDS encoding tetrahydromethanopterin S-methyltransferase subunit F, whose amino-acid sequence MAEEIAYGQGTPAVIEPAMPLFDQIVDDIKYKAQLLARETKLSSGVIAATPQGFAIGFFLAVAMMLGPFLLVGV is encoded by the coding sequence ATGGCAGAGGAAATAGCATACGGACAGGGAACTCCGGCTGTTATAGAGCCTGCAATGCCCCTCTTCGATCAGATCGTGGACGACATCAAGTACAAGGCGCAGCTCCTGGCCAGGGAGACTAAGCTGAGCTCTGGCGTCATTGCGGCGACCCCGCAGGGATTTGCGATCGGCTTCTTCCTCGCCGTGGCCATGATGCTGGGCCCCTTCCTGCTAGTGGGGGTGTGA
- the mtrG gene encoding tetrahydromethanopterin S-methyltransferase subunit G — protein sequence MADEAKDTKPVVPVAVVDRDQYREIMARLDKIEEKIEFYSAEKFLRAGKSVGRDLGVAYGVCAGLIIILAYILFMYAGNWVKVI from the coding sequence GTGGCGGATGAGGCAAAGGATACAAAGCCCGTCGTCCCTGTTGCAGTGGTCGATCGCGACCAGTACAGGGAGATAATGGCGCGTCTCGATAAGATCGAGGAGAAGATCGAGTTCTACTCGGCTGAGAAGTTCCTGAGAGCCGGAAAGTCCGTGGGCAGGGATCTGGGCGTTGCCTACGGCGTGTGTGCTGGACTGATAATAATATTGGCGTACATACTGTTCATGTATGCCGGCAACTGGGTGAAGGTGATTTGA
- a CDS encoding radical SAM protein, translating into MIHVAVYNRMPPEELQSRAEEAIRRLEHCDICPRRCGVNRADGELGFCRTGRLAKVSSAGPHYGEEPPLVGYHGSGTIFFAGCNLACVFCQNYEISQLDMGVEVTAERLAGIMMHLQLTGCHNVNLVTPTHVVPQILEALVIACEMGLSIPLVYNSGGYDSVETLRLLDGIIDIYMPDAKYGSDEMAIRYSNAPGYVEVMKAAIREMHRQVGDLVIENGIAVRGLLVRHLVLPNNLAGTEEVVRFISELSKNTYINIMDQYRPEYRADQYTELSRRITLSEYREALRLARAAGLSRGLEDI; encoded by the coding sequence GTGATACACGTGGCAGTCTACAATCGCATGCCTCCCGAGGAGCTTCAGTCCAGGGCGGAGGAGGCGATTCGCAGGCTCGAGCACTGCGATATATGCCCCAGGAGATGTGGGGTTAATCGGGCTGATGGAGAGCTGGGGTTCTGCAGGACAGGCCGCCTGGCGAAGGTGAGCAGCGCGGGTCCACACTACGGAGAGGAACCGCCGCTTGTCGGATACCACGGCTCTGGAACCATATTCTTCGCCGGCTGCAACCTCGCATGCGTCTTCTGTCAGAACTACGAGATAAGCCAGCTCGATATGGGGGTTGAGGTCACCGCAGAACGCCTCGCCGGCATAATGATGCATCTCCAGCTGACGGGATGTCATAACGTCAATCTTGTCACGCCGACGCATGTTGTGCCACAGATACTCGAGGCTCTGGTCATCGCATGCGAGATGGGCCTGAGCATACCTCTGGTTTACAACAGCGGAGGGTATGATTCCGTGGAGACGCTCCGCCTTCTGGATGGGATCATAGACATATACATGCCTGACGCAAAATACGGCTCTGACGAGATGGCAATCAGATACTCCAATGCACCCGGATATGTGGAGGTCATGAAGGCTGCGATAAGGGAGATGCACCGGCAGGTAGGAGATCTGGTCATCGAGAACGGGATCGCAGTGAGAGGCCTGCTCGTGCGCCATCTGGTCCTCCCGAACAACCTGGCTGGCACAGAGGAGGTTGTGAGGTTCATATCAGAGCTCTCAAAGAACACGTACATCAACATCATGGACCAGTACAGGCCCGAGTACAGGGCAGATCAATACACAGAGCTCTCGAGGCGCATAACGCTGAGTGAGTACCGTGAGGCCCTGCGGCTTGCAAGGGCTGCCGGCCTATCGAGGGGACTGGAGGATATTTGA
- the mtrA gene encoding tetrahydromethanopterin S-methyltransferase subunit A, producing MVLKKKPAEPWPVITGEYEVGNPESPVAVVTCGSHLKNSELIAAGAALAGPCKTENIGIEKMVANVISNPNIRYLLITGMEVKGHITGQAIEAFTANGIDKEGRIVGAKGAIPFIQNLTPEAIERWRQQITTINMIDTEDMGAITAKIKELVAKDPGALDVEPMIVEIKEAGAEEGEGGLRPMAAEVVEVRSRIRAMDMAVTNNGLLNKFQAGVYVGKIEGIALGMTLTLAIFGLILKMVGGS from the coding sequence GCCTGTGATCACCGGCGAGTATGAGGTCGGCAACCCGGAGAGCCCTGTGGCTGTTGTGACCTGCGGCTCTCACCTCAAGAACTCTGAGCTGATAGCAGCTGGTGCAGCTCTGGCCGGGCCGTGCAAGACCGAGAACATAGGCATAGAGAAGATGGTCGCCAACGTGATCTCCAACCCGAATATCAGATACCTGCTGATCACAGGTATGGAGGTCAAGGGTCACATCACAGGGCAGGCGATAGAGGCGTTCACTGCAAACGGAATAGACAAGGAGGGCAGGATCGTCGGGGCCAAGGGCGCAATTCCGTTCATCCAGAACCTGACGCCTGAGGCGATAGAGCGGTGGAGGCAGCAGATCACCACGATCAACATGATCGACACAGAGGATATGGGTGCCATCACCGCGAAGATAAAGGAACTCGTCGCCAAAGATCCCGGCGCATTGGATGTCGAGCCGATGATCGTCGAGATCAAGGAGGCTGGCGCCGAGGAGGGTGAGGGCGGTCTCAGGCCGATGGCCGCGGAGGTCGTGGAGGTTCGTTCGAGGATCCGGGCCATGGATATGGCCGTGACGAACAACGGCCTGCTCAATAAATTCCAGGCTGGAGTTTATGTGGGCAAGATAGAGGGGATCGCGCTTGGAATGACCCTGACCCTGGCCATATTCGGGCTTATACTCAAGATGGTAGGAGGGAGCTGA
- the mtrH gene encoding tetrahydromethanopterin S-methyltransferase subunit H — protein MFRFDRKQEVFDFGKFKIGGQPGEYPTCCIGTMFYARHKIVSDPEHGVFDKNAAEKLWNQQVEMSEITGNTCMNQIVAETNEAMQKEIDWFVEISDYPFLIDSSAPEVRAFGVKYATEIGVADRAVHNSINASITDEELQALKESDLDAAIVLAFNAMEKGTKGKMDILTKAAGGAKKGMLEYAKDCGITRILIDTAAMPLGAGSGATYRACIAVKAMLGLPVGGGFHNAASAWDWMKKWKKTHKEAFAPVDIGSNLVAGIVGADFYLYGPIENAPMIFPAAAMVDIMKAESIQELGLEVLDPNHPIKKTL, from the coding sequence ATGTTCAGGTTCGATAGAAAGCAGGAGGTCTTCGACTTCGGCAAGTTCAAGATCGGGGGTCAGCCTGGCGAGTACCCGACTTGCTGCATCGGCACTATGTTCTATGCCAGGCACAAGATAGTATCCGATCCGGAGCATGGGGTGTTCGATAAGAACGCTGCTGAGAAGCTCTGGAACCAGCAGGTTGAGATGAGCGAGATCACAGGGAACACCTGCATGAACCAGATCGTGGCAGAGACGAACGAGGCTATGCAGAAGGAGATCGACTGGTTCGTGGAGATCTCCGACTACCCGTTCCTCATCGATTCCTCTGCTCCAGAGGTCCGCGCCTTCGGGGTCAAGTACGCCACCGAGATCGGGGTCGCGGACAGGGCGGTGCACAACTCCATCAACGCCTCGATAACGGATGAGGAGCTGCAGGCGCTCAAGGAGAGCGATCTTGACGCAGCGATTGTCTTGGCGTTCAACGCGATGGAGAAGGGAACCAAGGGGAAGATGGATATACTCACGAAGGCCGCAGGCGGCGCAAAGAAGGGGATGCTCGAGTACGCTAAGGACTGCGGCATAACGAGGATTCTCATAGACACAGCGGCGATGCCGCTGGGCGCTGGCTCAGGAGCCACATACAGAGCATGCATCGCTGTCAAGGCGATGCTGGGCCTGCCGGTCGGCGGAGGCTTCCACAACGCTGCGTCCGCATGGGACTGGATGAAGAAGTGGAAGAAGACCCACAAGGAGGCATTCGCTCCTGTGGATATCGGCTCGAACCTCGTCGCCGGAATCGTGGGCGCAGACTTCTACCTCTACGGCCCGATCGAGAACGCGCCGATGATATTCCCGGCTGCTGCGATGGTCGACATCATGAAGGCCGAGTCGATCCAGGAGCTCGGCCTCGAGGTGCTGGATCCGAACCATCCGATAAAGAAGACCCTGTAG